A section of the Burkholderia mallei ATCC 23344 genome encodes:
- the mltB gene encoding lytic murein transglycosylase B, with amino-acid sequence MIFHQPAAPASLAFRLRFPLAALSLAATLFASAAVAQTQPAAAVVAQEPAQSQSQSQSQLQLQPQPQPQPQPSVQQGQTFEEEIIPQRYANNAKIDAFIADMVARHDFDANALHALFARVSYSATAAKLVMPAPSPAVKNWRVYQSRFLDAVRVNAGVKFWRANQGTLQRASTEFGVPPEVIVGIIGVETIYGRYMGNFRTLDALTTLAFDYPNTPNRDARQATFRKNLEDFLVWTRDSQLDPTGVLGSYTGAVGIPQFLPSSIRDYAVDYDGNGHIDLRASQADAIGSVANYLKQHGWETGRPVVWNIAPDTGSQGVAQAAADGRPEPHWVLSQLLRAGLVLDEPSVNIASEASTPVTVVDLPTPGRATEYKLGLQNFYVLTRYNRSFFYALAVYQLGERVKAQMEASGALTPSPADAATGSPAAQPPSE; translated from the coding sequence ATGATCTTCCACCAGCCTGCCGCACCCGCCTCGCTCGCTTTCCGTCTTCGCTTCCCGCTCGCCGCGCTGTCGCTCGCCGCGACGCTCTTCGCGTCGGCCGCCGTCGCGCAAACGCAGCCCGCCGCAGCCGTCGTCGCGCAAGAGCCGGCGCAATCGCAATCGCAATCGCAATCGCAATTGCAATTGCAGCCGCAGCCGCAGCCGCAGCCGCAGCCGAGCGTACAGCAGGGGCAAACATTCGAAGAAGAAATCATTCCGCAGCGCTACGCGAACAACGCGAAGATCGACGCGTTCATCGCCGACATGGTCGCGCGCCACGACTTCGATGCGAACGCGCTGCATGCGCTGTTCGCGCGCGTGAGCTACTCGGCGACCGCCGCGAAGCTCGTGATGCCCGCGCCGTCGCCAGCCGTCAAGAACTGGCGCGTCTACCAGTCGCGCTTTCTCGACGCGGTGCGCGTGAACGCCGGCGTGAAATTCTGGCGCGCGAACCAAGGCACGCTGCAACGCGCGTCCACGGAATTCGGCGTGCCGCCCGAGGTGATCGTCGGCATCATCGGCGTCGAGACGATCTACGGCCGCTACATGGGCAACTTCCGCACGCTCGACGCGCTGACGACGCTCGCGTTCGACTATCCGAACACGCCGAATCGCGACGCGCGGCAGGCGACGTTCCGCAAGAATCTCGAAGATTTCCTCGTCTGGACGCGCGACAGCCAGCTCGACCCGACGGGCGTGCTCGGCTCGTACACGGGCGCGGTCGGCATCCCGCAGTTCCTGCCGAGCAGCATCCGCGATTACGCGGTCGACTACGACGGCAATGGTCACATCGATCTGCGCGCGAGCCAGGCCGATGCGATCGGCAGCGTCGCGAACTATCTGAAGCAGCACGGCTGGGAAACCGGTCGGCCGGTAGTATGGAACATCGCGCCCGATACGGGCAGCCAGGGCGTCGCGCAAGCGGCGGCGGACGGTCGCCCCGAGCCGCACTGGGTGCTGTCGCAGTTGCTGCGCGCGGGGCTCGTGCTCGACGAGCCGTCCGTGAACATCGCATCGGAGGCGAGCACGCCCGTCACCGTGGTCGATTTGCCGACGCCCGGCCGCGCAACCGAATACAAGCTCGGACTGCAGAATTTCTACGTGCTGACCCGCTACAACCGCAGCTTCTTCTATGCGCTCGCCGTCTATCAGCTGGGTGAGCGTGTGAAGGCGCAGATGGAAGCGAGCGGCGCGTTGACACCGTCGCCCGCCGACGCGGCAACCGGCTCACCCGCCGCACAGCCGCCGTCCGAATGA
- the cysM gene encoding cysteine synthase CysM: protein MAYKTIEDTIGNTPLVQLVRLPDDEIRARNNVILAKLEGNNPAGSVKDRPALSMIRKAEERGTIKPGDTLIEATSGNTGIALAMAAAIRGYKMVLIMPEDLSIERRQSMAAYGAEIVLTPVKGGMEFARDLADQMQREGKGVILDQFANPDNPLAHYEGTGPEIWRETEGRVTHFVSAMGTTGTIMGTSQYLKERNPTVEIVGAQPEEGSRIPGIRKWPEAYLPKIFDRSRIDRVENVSQAASEAMARKLAAVEGIFCGISSGGACEVALRVARQVENATIVFVVCDRGDRYLSTGVFPA, encoded by the coding sequence ATGGCTTACAAAACTATCGAAGACACGATCGGCAATACGCCGCTCGTGCAACTCGTCCGCTTGCCGGACGACGAGATTCGCGCCCGCAACAACGTGATTCTCGCGAAGCTGGAAGGCAACAATCCGGCGGGCTCGGTGAAGGACCGTCCCGCGCTGTCGATGATCCGCAAGGCGGAAGAGCGCGGCACGATCAAGCCGGGCGACACGCTGATCGAGGCGACGAGCGGCAATACCGGCATCGCGCTTGCGATGGCGGCGGCGATCCGCGGCTACAAGATGGTGCTGATCATGCCGGAGGATCTGTCCATCGAGCGTCGCCAGAGCATGGCCGCGTATGGCGCGGAAATCGTGCTGACGCCGGTGAAGGGCGGCATGGAATTCGCGCGCGATCTCGCCGACCAGATGCAGCGCGAAGGCAAGGGCGTGATCCTCGATCAGTTCGCGAATCCGGACAATCCGCTCGCGCATTACGAGGGCACGGGCCCTGAAATCTGGCGCGAGACCGAGGGCCGCGTCACGCACTTCGTGTCCGCGATGGGCACGACGGGCACGATCATGGGCACGTCGCAGTATTTGAAGGAAAGGAATCCGACCGTCGAGATCGTCGGCGCGCAGCCCGAGGAGGGTTCGCGGATTCCCGGCATCCGCAAGTGGCCGGAAGCGTATTTGCCAAAGATTTTCGATCGCAGCCGCATCGACCGCGTCGAGAACGTGAGCCAGGCCGCGTCCGAAGCGATGGCGCGCAAGCTCGCGGCCGTCGAAGGCATTTTCTGCGGCATCTCGTCGGGCGGCGCATGCGAAGTCGCGTTGCGCGTCGCGCGGCAGGTGGAGAATGCGACGATCGTGTTCGTCGTCTGCGACCGCGGCGACCGCTATCTGTCGACGGGCGTGTTCCCCGCGTAA
- the rfaD gene encoding ADP-glyceromanno-heptose 6-epimerase, whose amino-acid sequence MTLIVTGAAGFIGANIVKALNERGETRIIAVDNLTRADKFKNLVDCEIDDYLDKTEFVERFARGDFGKVRAVFHEGACSDTMETDGRYMMDNNFRYSRAVLDACLAQGTQFLYASSAAIYGGSSRFVEAREFEAPLNVYGYSKFLFDQVIRRVMPSAKSQIAGFRYFNVYGPRESHKGRMASVAFHNFNQFRAEGKVKLFGEYNGYGPGEQTRDFVSVEDVAKVNLHFFDHPQKSGIFNLGTGRAQPFNDIATTVVNTLRALEGQPALTLAEQVEQGLVEYVPFPDALRGKYQCFTQADQTKLRAAGYDAPFLTVQEGVDRYVRWLFGQL is encoded by the coding sequence ATGACCCTCATCGTTACCGGCGCGGCCGGCTTCATCGGCGCGAACATCGTCAAGGCGCTGAACGAGCGCGGCGAGACGCGCATCATCGCGGTCGACAACCTGACGCGCGCGGACAAGTTCAAGAATCTCGTCGATTGCGAGATCGATGACTATCTCGACAAGACCGAGTTCGTCGAGCGCTTCGCGCGCGGCGATTTCGGCAAGGTGCGCGCGGTGTTTCATGAAGGCGCCTGCTCGGACACGATGGAAACCGACGGCCGCTACATGATGGACAACAACTTCCGCTACAGCCGCGCGGTGCTCGACGCGTGCCTCGCGCAGGGCACGCAGTTCCTGTATGCGTCGTCGGCCGCGATCTACGGCGGCTCGAGCCGCTTCGTCGAGGCGCGCGAGTTCGAGGCGCCGCTCAATGTGTACGGCTATTCGAAGTTCCTGTTCGATCAGGTGATCCGCCGCGTGATGCCGAGCGCGAAGAGCCAGATCGCGGGCTTCCGCTATTTCAACGTGTACGGGCCGCGCGAGTCGCACAAGGGGCGCATGGCGTCGGTTGCGTTCCACAACTTCAACCAGTTTCGCGCCGAGGGCAAGGTCAAGCTCTTCGGCGAGTACAACGGCTATGGCCCGGGCGAGCAGACGCGCGATTTCGTGTCGGTCGAGGACGTCGCGAAGGTGAACCTGCATTTCTTCGATCACCCGCAGAAGTCGGGCATCTTCAATCTCGGTACCGGCCGCGCGCAGCCGTTCAACGACATCGCGACGACGGTCGTCAACACGCTGCGCGCGCTCGAAGGCCAGCCCGCGCTCACGCTTGCCGAGCAGGTCGAGCAGGGGCTCGTCGAATACGTGCCGTTCCCGGACGCGCTGCGCGGCAAGTACCAGTGCTTCACGCAAGCCGATCAGACGAAGCTGCGCGCGGCCGGCTACGACGCGCCGTTCCTGACGGTGCAGGAAGGCGTCGATCGCTACGTTCGTTGGCTGTTCGGCCAGCTGTAA
- a CDS encoding histone deacetylase family protein produces the protein MPTAFYTHPDCLLHEMGEWHPESPARLSAIQDQLIASRIDDLIVHETAPFASETALARVHTQAHIDYIRSRIPKDGYVEIDPDTSLNRYTWRAALRAAGAAVEATDAVLEGRYDNAFCSVRPPGHHAEPARAMGFCFFNNVAIAARHALEIHGLERVAIIDFDVHHGNGTEAAFANDERVLMCSFFQHPLYPFSGVDHQAPNMVNLPMAARTNGMAVREAVDLMWLPRLDAFRPQMLFVSAGFDAHREDDIGGMGLVEADYEWLTQQICEVARRHAQGRIVSCLEGGYNLSALGRSVVAHLRVLAGV, from the coding sequence ATGCCAACGGCCTTTTACACGCACCCCGACTGCCTGCTGCACGAGATGGGGGAGTGGCATCCCGAGTCGCCGGCGCGGCTGTCGGCGATCCAGGATCAACTGATCGCGAGCCGCATCGACGACCTGATCGTCCACGAGACGGCGCCGTTCGCGAGCGAGACGGCGCTGGCCCGCGTGCATACGCAGGCGCACATCGATTACATCCGCAGCCGGATTCCGAAGGATGGGTACGTCGAGATCGATCCCGACACGTCGCTGAACCGCTACACATGGCGCGCGGCGCTGCGCGCGGCCGGCGCGGCCGTCGAGGCGACGGACGCGGTGCTCGAAGGCCGCTACGACAACGCGTTCTGCAGCGTGCGCCCGCCGGGCCATCATGCGGAACCCGCGCGCGCGATGGGCTTCTGTTTCTTCAACAACGTCGCGATCGCCGCGCGCCACGCGCTCGAGATCCACGGCCTCGAGCGCGTCGCGATCATCGATTTCGACGTCCATCACGGCAACGGCACCGAGGCCGCGTTCGCGAACGACGAGCGCGTGCTGATGTGCAGCTTCTTCCAGCATCCGCTGTATCCGTTTTCGGGCGTCGACCACCAGGCGCCGAACATGGTCAATCTGCCGATGGCCGCGCGCACCAACGGGATGGCGGTGCGCGAGGCGGTCGATCTGATGTGGCTGCCGCGGCTCGATGCGTTCAGGCCGCAGATGCTGTTCGTGTCGGCGGGGTTCGACGCGCACCGCGAGGACGACATCGGCGGGATGGGGCTCGTCGAGGCCGACTACGAGTGGCTCACGCAGCAGATCTGCGAAGTCGCGCGGAGGCATGCGCAAGGCCGGATCGTGAGCTGCCTCGAAGGCGGCTACAACCTGTCCGCGCTCGGGCGAAGCGTGGTCGCGCATCTGCGCGTGCTCGCCGGCGTGTGA
- the rfaE1 gene encoding D-glycero-beta-D-manno-heptose-7-phosphate kinase yields MSSPSLPSADKRASLAATARAVSREQIAKSRVLVVGDVMLDRYWFGNVNRISPEAPVPVVHVQRQEERLGGAANVARNAVTLGGQAGLLCVVGRDEPGERIVELLGESGVTPYLERDPSLPTTIKLRVLAQQQQLLRVDFEASPTHEVLLAGLARFDALLPSYDVVLMSDYAKGGLTHVTTMIAKARAAGKPVLVDPKGADWARYRGASLITPNRAELREVVGRWTSEDDLRARVTKLREALAFDALLLTRSEEGMTLFSHEGELHVSALAREVYDVSGAGDTVIATVATMLGAGLPLVEAVVLANRAAGIVIGKLGTATVEYDELFH; encoded by the coding sequence CGCGGATAAGCGCGCATCGCTTGCCGCGACCGCGCGCGCGGTGTCGCGCGAGCAGATCGCGAAGTCGCGCGTGCTTGTCGTCGGCGACGTGATGCTCGATCGCTACTGGTTCGGCAACGTCAACCGGATCTCGCCCGAGGCGCCCGTGCCCGTCGTTCACGTGCAGCGGCAGGAGGAGCGCCTGGGCGGCGCGGCGAACGTCGCGCGCAATGCGGTGACGCTCGGCGGCCAGGCGGGCCTGCTGTGCGTCGTCGGGCGCGACGAGCCGGGCGAGCGCATCGTCGAGCTGCTCGGCGAGAGCGGCGTGACGCCGTATCTCGAGCGCGATCCGTCGCTGCCGACCACGATCAAGCTGCGCGTGCTCGCGCAGCAGCAGCAATTACTGCGCGTGGACTTCGAGGCGTCGCCGACGCACGAGGTGCTGCTCGCGGGCCTCGCGCGCTTCGACGCGCTGCTGCCGTCGTACGACGTCGTGCTGATGTCCGACTACGCGAAGGGCGGCCTCACGCACGTGACGACGATGATCGCGAAGGCGCGCGCGGCGGGCAAGCCCGTGCTCGTCGATCCGAAGGGCGCCGACTGGGCGCGTTATCGCGGCGCGTCGCTGATCACGCCGAACCGCGCGGAGCTGCGCGAGGTCGTCGGGCGGTGGACGTCCGAGGACGATCTGCGCGCGCGCGTCACGAAGCTGCGCGAAGCGCTCGCGTTCGACGCGCTGCTGCTCACGCGCTCGGAAGAGGGGATGACGCTCTTCTCGCACGAAGGCGAGCTGCACGTGAGCGCGCTCGCGCGCGAAGTGTACGATGTGTCGGGCGCGGGCGACACGGTGATCGCGACCGTCGCGACGATGCTCGGCGCGGGATTGCCGCTCGTCGAGGCGGTGGTGCTCGCGAATCGCGCGGCGGGCATCGTGATCGGCAAGCTCGGCACCGCGACCGTCGAGTACGACGAACTGTTTCATTGA
- a CDS encoding ComEA family DNA-binding protein encodes MLKKLLATAALCAAAAHGWAAVDVNAANDDALRGIRGIGPAKAKAIVDERSAHGPFKDAADLARRVKGMGGKTVERLQAEGLAIGAARAPAAAGAPQKAAAAGKK; translated from the coding sequence ATGCTGAAGAAACTTCTCGCGACGGCCGCGCTGTGCGCCGCGGCTGCGCACGGATGGGCCGCCGTCGACGTCAACGCCGCGAACGACGATGCGCTTCGCGGCATCAGGGGCATCGGCCCGGCGAAAGCCAAGGCGATCGTCGATGAGCGCAGTGCGCACGGCCCGTTCAAGGACGCGGCCGACCTCGCGCGCAGAGTGAAAGGCATGGGCGGCAAGACGGTCGAGCGTCTGCAGGCCGAAGGCCTCGCGATTGGCGCGGCTCGCGCGCCCGCCGCGGCGGGCGCGCCGCAGAAAGCGGCGGCGGCCGGCAAGAAATAA